One Verrucomicrobiaceae bacterium genomic window carries:
- the dnaA gene encoding chromosomal replication initiator protein DnaA: MEPKNEDGHNTSDTPQTKPGQHDLFTLTPTLWDSVSEVLLQRLGADNYQRCFSGASAHTADGGRFIITVPNPIHQLWIESNYLGVVSDAVAQVTGEPATIEFHVATEPVTGAHVLTPAPAIQLKAARVANAEPAPIRSFGEAGLNAKFNFDSFVAGTNTGYSVAVARAVAEKPGRIYNPLFFHGSTGLGKTHLLQAIGQEVLARKRNAIVRYVTSEQFTNEFVEAIKKQTFTQFRAKYRKVDVLLIDDVQFFEGKDSTQEEFFHTFNELFNNARQIVLASDRPPSEIKNLESRLVSRFEWGLTTQIQVPDFETRIAILRRKMADFNVALDSWVLDFIAQRIRSNVRKLEGAMMRVAAHVSLEGPVPTETALAVLLHDVIEDDQARQITVDKVQRIVATHYDLRVSDLTGPRRPKNIAEGRQVAMYLVRTLTKLPLIQIGEEFGGRDHGTVIHACKVITNQINTSTDFRRKVDQLAAKIRDAGAERSK, translated from the coding sequence ATGGAGCCCAAGAATGAAGATGGTCACAACACTTCCGACACCCCGCAAACTAAACCAGGTCAGCATGATCTCTTTACGCTGACACCCACTTTGTGGGATAGCGTGAGTGAGGTGCTGTTGCAGAGGCTCGGAGCAGATAACTATCAGCGCTGTTTCAGCGGTGCCTCTGCACACACAGCGGATGGTGGGCGCTTCATCATCACCGTGCCCAATCCGATCCATCAACTCTGGATCGAGAGTAACTACCTCGGAGTCGTCTCTGATGCCGTAGCGCAAGTCACTGGTGAGCCTGCCACGATCGAATTCCATGTCGCTACGGAGCCTGTTACGGGTGCCCATGTGCTCACGCCTGCTCCCGCGATACAATTAAAAGCAGCCCGCGTCGCGAATGCAGAGCCCGCGCCGATCCGTAGCTTTGGTGAGGCTGGTCTTAACGCGAAGTTTAATTTTGATAGCTTCGTGGCCGGCACGAATACGGGCTACTCTGTCGCTGTGGCACGAGCCGTCGCAGAAAAGCCGGGTCGCATATACAACCCACTCTTTTTTCATGGTTCTACGGGGCTAGGCAAGACGCATCTGCTCCAAGCTATCGGTCAAGAGGTCTTGGCCAGAAAGCGCAACGCCATCGTGCGCTATGTGACCAGTGAGCAGTTCACCAATGAGTTCGTCGAGGCGATCAAGAAGCAGACCTTCACGCAATTCCGTGCGAAGTATCGCAAAGTAGATGTCCTGCTCATCGACGACGTGCAATTCTTTGAAGGTAAGGACAGCACCCAGGAAGAGTTCTTCCACACGTTCAACGAGCTCTTCAACAATGCCCGGCAGATCGTGCTGGCCAGTGACCGGCCACCGAGTGAAATCAAGAATCTCGAAAGTCGCCTCGTCTCCCGCTTCGAGTGGGGACTCACGACTCAGATCCAGGTGCCAGATTTTGAAACTCGGATCGCCATCCTGCGGCGCAAGATGGCAGACTTCAATGTCGCACTCGATAGCTGGGTGCTCGACTTCATCGCTCAGCGAATCCGCTCCAACGTGCGCAAGCTCGAAGGTGCGATGATGCGCGTCGCTGCCCACGTCTCGCTCGAAGGCCCCGTCCCCACGGAGACCGCCTTAGCCGTGTTACTCCACGATGTCATTGAGGACGATCAGGCTCGTCAGATCACGGTGGACAAAGTGCAGCGCATCGTCGCTACGCATTACGATCTACGCGTCAGTGACCTCACTGGACCACGTAGGCCGAAAAATATCGCCGAGGGTCGTCAGGTAGCCATGTATCTCGTCCGCACCCTGACGAAGCTGCCTCTCATCCAGATCGGTGAGGAGTTCGGCGGTCGCGACCACGGCACAGTTATCCATGCCTGCAAAGTCATCACCAATCAGATCAATACCTCCACAGATTTTCGCCGGAAAGTAGATCAGCTCGCTGCAAAAATCCGCGATGCAGGTGCGGAGCGATCCAAGTAG
- a CDS encoding N-acetylmuramoyl-L-alanine amidase: MHAFDTVILDPGHGAHDRGAAIGYVYEKHLALDTARRVEQLLKKEGIKVIMTRNRDVFIPLQGRSATGNSKSNSIFVSIHYNYNRGGSGSGAETYYHFSSSYTLAAYIQAYLVQRTRMTNRGVKSASYHVIRETTRNPAVLVECGFVSNPTERARMLTGEFRARIAEGIAQGIVAYRKAD, encoded by the coding sequence TTGCATGCTTTTGATACGGTGATCCTCGATCCAGGTCATGGAGCTCATGACCGAGGTGCCGCCATCGGTTATGTCTATGAGAAGCACCTCGCACTCGATACGGCGCGGCGTGTGGAGCAGCTACTCAAGAAAGAAGGCATCAAAGTCATCATGACACGCAACCGTGATGTATTCATCCCACTACAAGGCCGCTCCGCCACGGGTAATAGTAAGAGCAATTCCATCTTCGTGAGCATTCATTACAACTACAATCGTGGAGGCAGTGGTAGCGGGGCGGAGACGTATTACCATTTTTCCAGCAGCTACACGCTGGCGGCCTACATACAGGCCTATCTGGTCCAGCGCACGCGTATGACGAACCGTGGCGTGAAAAGCGCCAGCTATCATGTCATCCGTGAAACGACGCGAAATCCCGCTGTCCTCGTCGAATGCGGGTTCGTGAGCAATCCCACAGAGCGTGCACGCATGCTCACCGGAGAATTCCGCGCACGCATCGCTGAGGGCATCGCACAAGGCATCGTCGCCTATCGCAAGGCAGATTAA